The nucleotide window TCGAGCTCGTCGAGCCGCTCCTGGGCGTCGGTGATCCCGTCGGCGTCGAGCGCCGCGGCGCGCGCGAACGCGTCACGGGCCTCGTCCCGTCGCCCCGCGCTGAGCAGCATGTCCGCGTACGCGTAGGCAAGCCGCGGCGAGCGCAGCGCTTCGGGCACCTGCAGGGTGAGCACGGCGGCGTCGAGCTGGCCGAGGTCCCGGCGGGCGCCGGCGGCCACGATCCGCAGCTCGATCCGGCCCGCGGCGTCCAGCCGCTCAGCCTCCTCGCTGACAGCCAGCGCCAGCGCACGGTCCGGTCGGCCGAGGCCACGCTCGACATCGGCGATGACCGGCAGCAGGTCCGGCAACCCGGTCAGCCGCTTGGCCGTCCGCAGCTCCGGCATGGCCTCGGCGTAGCGGCCGGCTGCGTACGCCGCCAGGCCCACCGCCTCACGCACCGCGGCGACCCGGGACGCGCGCTCGCGGGCGGCGACCGCATGAGCGTACGCCGCCTCGGGGTCCTCGCTCAGAAGCTGTCCGGCCGCCACGAGGTGCCGGGCGACGGCGGTCGCGGCCGACGGTGAGAGCGTCGAGAGCTCGGCGAGCACCGGCTTGGGCAGCTCCTGGCCCGTGATCTCGTCCGGCAACGGCGGAGGGGGCGGCGCGGCCGTCTTCCGCACGACGCGGGGACGCTCCGTGCTCGGGTCCGTCCGGGGTCGGGACGCCTCCCCGGAGCGCGGCCCGGAGGTACGCCGCGGCGGGCCGCCCTGCTCACGTCCCTGGCGCTCGTTCCCACGCTCGCCACGGCCCGAGAAGCCCCCGGGCCTGGTCGGCCTGCCGCTGTCGGTCCGCCGGCCGTCACGGCGCTGCCCGCCTCCGGTACCGCCGGCCTCGCCGTTCCGCGGCGCTGC belongs to Motilibacter aurantiacus and includes:
- a CDS encoding tetratricopeptide repeat protein; this translates as MRKTAAPPPPPLPDEITGQELPKPVLAELSTLSPSAATAVARHLVAAGQLLSEDPEAAYAHAVAARERASRVAAVREAVGLAAYAAGRYAEAMPELRTAKRLTGLPDLLPVIADVERGLGRPDRALALAVSEEAERLDAAGRIELRIVAAGARRDLGQLDAAVLTLQVPEALRSPRLAYAYADMLLSAGRRDEARDAFARAAALDADGITDAQERLDELDGLSFVDVLEDDEDDVSELPEPAVDGEPASEALSSSAEDEPVAEDEPLDEEPGGEGALHADALAQSDEAAQSDEAALEPAVAEDDSQVRGEASQDEDPAPRPGVVVEAAFTEPPDVQPATDDPSAGADEGEDGRPAAFRSPFG